Sequence from the Ectothiorhodospira sp. BSL-9 genome:
CGCCGAGGCCTGTGATACGGCAGCCCTGCCCGGGCAACCGGACTTTCCCCAGGCCCTGGATGGCGCACCCTGGCAGCACTTCAGTGTGGCCTCCCCGGCCCGCCAGGCCGATCAGACGCGCAGGAAAGACGGTGTAACGGGCACGGCCTACGAACAGGGCGGGCGCATTACCGGCCCCTTCGGCATGGCCGGCGGCAAGATCACCGGCACCGAGGAAGCCCGCTTCGATCGCCGTACCCAGTTCGAGCCTGTCGCTCCGGCAGCCGGTGTTGAGAACCTGGAGGAACAGCCCTCCGTCGCCGCCGGGATGCGATCCCGGGTCACCGGTGAGGGTCAGTCCACCGGCACCCGCATCACTGGAGATGACTGGGAGCGTGGCGAACGCGTCACCGGCACGGAGGGCAGTTCCGCCCGCCGCCGCAATCCCACGCGAGTCGGGTCCGTGAGCGCCATGCCCAGTGTGGAACGCAAGCGCAATGAAGACACGCCGCCGCCCGTCAGCCGGGTGACCGGCGGCAGCGGCAACACCGACCGCGGCTCGCTGGTCACCTACTCCGGCGGCGCCCGCGGCTAACACAGAACCAGGAACAGAGACAGAGAACCCACGACATGATTCGACGCCACGCACATCGCGATAACCTGATCTGGGCCTCGGGGGCCGGCGCCGCGCCGACCCCGGCGGCCACGGTCGGGGATGCGCGCCAGGCGTCACCCCGCAAGCCCGGGGGGTGGGAGCCTGAGCCCGCAGCCCCCCATGCCGGGGACACGGTCAGTCGCCCTTCCCTGCAGGACACCGCCCCCTTGGCGCCGAGTGTGGAGCGTCGTTTGCCGCACCGGGCACGACATCATGCGCCGGGTACGGCGGCCCAACCGCATCCACTGACCAATCGATCGGCCAACGATCAACTGCGGGCCTATGAGCAGAGCGTTCGAGCTGCCTTCGACCGGATCGTGCCTGCACTGAAACAGGTCTCCGCCCTGCACTGCGAGCCGGATTTCACCCACCGAGCCCAGCAACTGGCCCAGCGGGAACTGGGTTTTGAGTTGCCCACCGGCATCCTGGAGGACGCCTGGATCGCGGGCCTGGATCTGCGGCGCCTGTACGCCTGGTCGGTGTTCGAGACCTACCGGCGCATGGCCGATGACTTCTTTGCCCGCGACCCCCTGCGGGGCCGGGAGACGACGGCGTTTGACGAGTTCCTGCAGTCCTGCGGCTTTCACCTGATGGACATCACGCCCTGCGCCGATGGACGCCTGGCCCATGCCATCAGTTACGTGCTGCGCCTGCCCATCGGTGCGGTGCGCCGCAAGTCCTACGCCGGCACCCTGTTCGACGTGGAGGAGACGGTGGAGAAATGGGTGGAGGTGGAGCACCAGCGCTTCCGCGAGGGCCGGCCCAACACCGCCGACAGCTCCACCCGCTATCTCAAGGTGGTGATGTACCACTTCAGCAGCCTTGACCCGGAACATCAGGGCTGCGCCGCCCACGGCTCCGACGATGCCCTGGCGGCCCGGGCCGGCCTGGAGCGGCTGCACCATTTCCGCCAGGCCATCGAGAACAGTTTCTGTTGCGGCGCCTCCGTGGCCCTGCTGCTGATCGGACTGGATACGGACACCGACGCCATCCGCGTGCATCTGCCGGACGAGGGGGGCGAGATGGACCTGAACCAGTGGGTGGATGCGCAAGCGCTGTATGACCAGACCCACAACCTCACGCCCGAGGCCGCCCGGCAAGGCATCCTCGAGGCGGTTTGTGCCGCTGCGCCGGACACCGCCGATGAGGGCATGGTGCGCCTGGTGGCCCGCCTGGTGGAGAACAACCTGTCGCAGATCGAGTATGTGCGCACCCTGCAGGGGGGCGGCTACCCGGACGCGGGCCACGCTGAGCGTTTCATGGCCGTGGGCATCGGGTTCGAGGAGATTCAACTGCGCAACCTGACCTATTTCGCCTACCTGCACACGGTGGAGGAAGGCGCGCCGGACCTGGACGTGGGCTGTCGCATCTTCGACGGTCTCAACGTGAGCCACGGCCTGCCCATACCGGTGGTGGTGCGTTTCGACTACCACGGCCGCGTGCCGGGAGCCCGGGAGCGGGCCGTGGAGCGGGCACGCCGCCTGGATCGGGCGCTGGCGGATCGTTTCCGCCCTCGCGTCGAGCAAGGACTGTTGCACCGCATGCTGGTGGTGCGGGACTGCGATGCCGGGGCGGGGCTGGAGGTGGTGTCCACCTCCGTGGATCTGCAACCGGCAGGAGGACACTGATGAAGATCTGCCAGGTGGTGAGGCCGCTGGTGGCCACCAACCGTATCCCCGGCTTCGAACACAAGCATCTGCAGGTGGTGCGCGATGGTAGCGCACTGCAGGTGGCGGTGGACTCGGTGGGCTGCGTGCCCGGCGACTGGGTGATCTGCGTGGGCAGCTCCGCCGCCCGGGAGGCAGCGGGCAGCAAGGAGTTTCCCAGCGACCTGACCATCGTCGGCATCATCGATCACTGGCCGCCGCCGGAAGAAGCTTCCGGCAGCGAGGCCTAGGAGGCCAGTCATGGAGATTCAACAAGTGGAAGGGTCTTTGGTCTGCACACAGCGCGTCCCGGGCCTCCATCACGTGAATCTGCGGGTGCTGCGGGATGCCAGGGGCAAGCGCGTGGTGGCCACCGACCCGGTGGGCGCCAGCCCGGGTAACTGGGTGTTTGTGGTGAGCGGTTCTGCCGCCCGCTACGCCATGGGAGATGCCCGCATCCTCACCGATCTGACGGTGGGCGGGATCATCGATCACTGGGAACCGGACACATGAAAAATCGGGCCTTGAAATGGTTTAGAGCCCCCGCGGGCACCTTCGAGGCCGTTCGCAACCGCGGGGAATACCGGGCCGGGTAACCGCCCAATTGAATCACCAACAACAACCACTGAATCATCAACAACCACTGAGTCACTCGGAGAAGACAGATGGCCCATGAAAACTATGGTATTGCGCTGGGGATGATCGAAACCCGCGGACTGGTGCCCGCCATCGAGGCGGCAGATGCCATGACGAAAGCCGCCGAAGTGCGGCTGATCGGCCGCGAATTCGTCGGCGGCGGTTACGTGACCGTGCTGGTGCGGGGCGAGACCGGGGCGGTGAACGCCGCAGTTCGCGCCGGCGCCGATGCCTGCGAACGGGTGGGTGACGGCCTGGTGGCGGCACACATCATTGCCCGTCCGCACCGGGAAGTGGAGCCCATCCTGAGCAAGGGTGAGCCAGAAGCCTGAAACCCCTTTGCCTGAAACCTGAGCCGCCCGATGCGGGCGGCAGGGGTCATCAAGCATGAGACAAACACGAGTACATCCTCGTATTCTGGGTTACCTTGGGCGGGCGCTCAGTCTGGAGCTCTCGGCGGTGCAGCAGTACATGACCCAGGCCTCGCTGGTCGAGGCCTGGGGGCTGCCGGAAGCGGCCGCGCGTCTGCGGGAGGAAACCGTCGAGGAAATGCGTCACGCGGAGCTGATCACCCAACGGATGCTGTCCCTGGGGGCGGCCCCCAACGCCTCACAGTTGCGACCCGCGGGCGTGGGGCGAACCCTGGTTGACCTGCTGCGCCAGGACGCGATCCTGGAAGGTGAGATCATCGCCATTTACCAGGATGCCTTCACCTTCTGCCAAAGGGTGGGCGACGGCGACAATGGTGCCTTTTTCCAACGGCTGCACCAGGAGGAACTGGCGCATGCCCATGACATCGAACACTGGCTGGCCTCCCTGGGCGTGCCCCGGCGTGGCCCTGACAGTGACCGCATCTACTTCTGAAGAGGGAGAGCGCACATGAGCCCGGAATGGACCGAACGGCAAAAGCCGCCGCGACTGGAGCGCCGGCTTGCCTTTGAGGATTATGAGGGCACTCGCCACTTTCTGGAGAAGGCGGCGGAACTGTCCGAGCGCAGCGGTATCCACCCGGATCTGAGCTTCGGGCGGACCTATGTAAACATCACCCTGCACGCCGAGGAAGGGGCCCAGGCCCTGAGCGAGGCGCAGCGGGACTTCGCCCGCGACCTGGATGCACTGGCGCCAACAAAGGAGGATGCATGAGCGAATCACCCCCCCAGGAAAAACCGGAATCCCCCGGACCAGCGGCACAGTCAGCCGCTGCGAAGGAATCCGGCCCGAAAGAATCCGGTCAGGCATCGGCATCGAGCAGCCACACATCGCCGCCGGGAAAACCCTCATCCGGGACCACCACACCCCGTAAACCCGCCACAACCAAACGCCGCAGCGGCAACCGGAGTCACCCCCCGCGCTCGGCAACCCGCCGCGAGCAGGAGGAGGAGGAGGCACTCCCCGCCCTGCCCTCTCGCCCACGCGTCTGGCCCGACTGACCCGGGTCAGCCCAGGAACGCCGATGCCCCCTCGTGAAACGTCCAGCAAGGCGCGGTCCTCCAACGGCAACGATGACCGGGACCATCCCAGTGGTCCCTCCGGCACCGCCAGCCGCTTCATCCGCCACGCCACGCTGCGGCAGATGCAGTTGCTGGAAGCGATCGTCCGCCTGGGGAGCTTCACCCGGGCGGCCGAGGAGATGTTCCTCACCCAGCCCACGGTCTCCATGCAGATCAAGAAACTCTCCGACACCGTGGGCATGCCCCTGTTCGTCACCGTGGGCCGCCAGGTGGCGCCCACCGATGCCGGCCGTGAAGTGTATGCCGCCGTGCGGATCATCCTGCGCACCCTGAGCGATCTTGAGACCAAGGTGGCGGATCTCAAAGGTCTCAAGAGCGGTCGACTGCGACTGGCCGTGATCACGACCGCCAAGTACTTCGCTCCGGAAATTCTCGGTTCGTTCTGCGAAAAATTCCCGGGCATCGAGGTGTCGCTCAAGATCACCAATCGCGAGAGCATCATCGAGCGCATGGTGGCCAACGAGGATGATCTGTACATTTTCGGTGAGCCCAAGACTGCCGGTATGGAGGTGGAGGCCACCTACCTGGCACCCAACCCCCTGGTGATCGTCGCCCGCAATGATCACCCCCTGACCCAGGAAAAGCGCATCCCCCTGGAGCAACTGGCCGAAGAGAACTTCCTGCTCCGGGAGACGGGTTCAGGGATCCGCGATTCCCTGGTGCGACGCTTCCAGGAAAAGGGTCTGCGCCCGCGGGTACGCATGGAACTGGGCAGCAACGAGGCCATCAAGCATGCCATCGTGGCCGGCCTGGGCCTCTCGGCCCTGTCGCTGCATTCCCTGAATCTGGATTGGGGCGGCGGTCGCTTGGCCATGCTGGACGTGGAGGGCTTTCCGGTGGATCGTGCCTGGTATCTGGTGCATCCCAAGGGCCGGGAGCTGTCCACCCTGGCCCGCACCTTCCTGGCCTTTGCCATTGAACAGGAACCGGAGATCCGCGCCACCCTGAACAAGACTTACCAGGTCCTGCGTGCCGACAAGCAGGCGATCCTGCTCCCGGAGGAAGACGATCCATAGACGCGCATCGATGAACGTCACTCACTCCAGTGCTATGCTCTAGCCACCCGAACCCCGGCCACAGCCAAGGAAAAGCCCCTGGCCGGTCTATTTCACCCGGCAGGGCGAGTACGGCCATTCAGATCCACACCCGACCCATTGATGAACGTATCGGCTGGCTCATGTCGCTGGCCGAGGCCCACAGTGAGGACTTCTGCAGCCCGGCCACCACACTGGCGCGGCAAAGATACCTGGCGCGCCACCCCACCCGGGTGATGGTGTTGAAGTGCATGGATGGCCGCGTGCACATCCCCCATGCGACCCGCACCCCACTGGGCATCATTCAGCCCTTTCGCAGCCTGGGTGGGCGTTTTGACCTGGGCTGGCCTTACCTGGGAGAAGTGATCACCCACGCCGTGGAAAACGCCACGCGTGCTGGCCACGGCGTGCTGCTGCTGATCACCTATCATTACTCCCGGGGCGATCACGCCAGGGGCTGTGCGGGCTTTGACTGCGACACGGCCGCAGCCATGGAGCACACGCAGGAGATCTGCGCACAGGCGGAAGCGTTGTTCGGTGCCGACGGACAAAGCGTGTACCCACTGGTGTGCGGTTTCGAAACCGACAGCGATGCCCTGATCATTCATAACCGTCGTGGTGATGCCCTGGATATCTCATCACTTTCCCACGCCGATACGGACGATCTGCCCCGACGCCTTCAGGCCCTGTGCCCGGACATGCCCGCCGGCTTTCAGCGGGATCTTCTGCCGCTGCTGCTGGGCAACCTGGACCATGTGGACGCCCTGCGCGGGGCGGATCGGGAACTGGACATCCAGCACCGGGAATGGGCCATCTGCGTGGGGCGCGGATTCGACTTCCTGCATCTGCCCAATACGGCGCTGATCATCGGGCCCTACAACCCAGACCTGTCAGAGCCCATTCTCAAGGCCGCAAGCATCATCGCCGCCAACATGACCGCCGGCCGCATCCCGGATGATGGTTTTCTGTTACTGACCTCGTCCCCTTATGAACAGATGGGGGTGGATCGCGCCCGCGCCCGCTTGAAGTCGCGCTTTTTGTGCGAATTTGCGGCCCAGGTGATTGGCGAGGAGTTCCCGGACCTGGCCCGCCGCATGATTGCCCACACAGCCGTGGTGGACTGGCCTACACGGCGACTGGAGTTGTTGTAGGGCATTCACGCAAACGTCACGCCTTCTTCACCCGCCTGAAAACCAACGCGCCTAGCATCGGGGCAACCTGTCCACAGTGGAAGCCCCATGCAGACTGCCCAGAAGACCCGGGAACCGGATCCGACCGCGCCAAACCCGGCCTCGGAACTGAACGACCAACCGAACCTGACCGCGGTGCCCAGGCAGCGGCTGCGCATCGCCATGATCACGGAGACCTTCCCGCCCGAGATCAACGGCGTGGCCCACACCCTGCACCAGATGGTGCATAGCATGCTGGAACGGGGGCATGAGGTTCACCTGATCCGCCCACGCCAGGGCAAGGGTGACAACGGCACCCTGGCACCTCGGGAAGGGCTGCAGGAGCAGCTCACCCAGGGCCTGCCGATCCCCGGCTACCCCGGCCTGCATTTTGGCCTGCCGGCCCGTGGCGCCATCCGCAAGGCATGGAAGGCCAACCCGCCGGACGTGATCTACGTGGCCACCGAGGGCCTGCTGGGCGGCTCCGTGCTATCCGCTGCCCGGGCCATGGGTATCCCGGTGATCAGCGGCTTCCACACCAACTTCCATCGCTACAGCCAGTATTACGGCCTGGGGTTCCTGGCGCCGGCGATCAGCTGGTTCCTGCGTCGCTTCCATCACCGCACCCAGTGCACCCTGGTGCCCACCGACACCCTGGCTCAAGAGCTGCAGGAGCAGGGTTTTGGCACCTGCCGCGTGCTGGCCCGGGGCGTGGACACCCAGCTATTCAACCCCGCCCGTCGTCGACCTGACCTGCGCGCCCAATGGGGCCTGGAGCCCGATGACCCGGCGGTGATCTACGTGGGCCGCCTGGCAGCGGAAAAGAATCTGGACCTGGCCGTGGAGGCCTTTCGTGCCATGCAGGCCCGCCAGCCCAAGGCGCGATTCATCCTGGTGGGCGATGGCCCCGCCGCCGCTGAACTGAGTGCACAGCACCCCGACCTGATCCTGGCGGGCGTGCACATCGGCGAGGAGCTGGCGGGTTATTACGCCAGCGGCGACATCTTCCTGTTCCCGTCCACCTCGGACACCTTCGGTAACGTGGTCCTGGAGGCCATGGCCTCGGGTCTGGCGGTGGTGTCCTACGACTATGCCGCGGGACGCCAGCATCTGCGCCACGGCGAGAGCGGCATGCTGGCCCGCTTCGATGATGCCGAGCAATTCATGGAATTGGCCACCGAGCTGGTGGCCGAACCAGACACCTGGCGGCGCCTGGGTACCCAGGCCCGCGCCGAAGCCGAAACGGTGGACTGGCGCTGTGAGCACGACCGGCTGGAAGCCCTTTTCCTTGAGTACGCCCAAGCCAAGTGAGGTGTTCCCCATGCGCATGATGCAGCGAATGACCGAAGCCGAACTCCCCCTGTGCCTGGCCTTCAACCGGGCCAACCACCAGTGGCTCACCCACCGGACCTTTGCCGTGGTGAGCCGCCTGGGCAATGGGGTGTTCTGGTATGTGCTGATGCTGGCCCTGCCCGTCATCCATGGCCTGTGGGCCCTGCAGGTGAGCCTGCACATGGCGCTGGTGGGCCTGCTCTGCCTTCCCATCTACAAGCTCCTGAAACAGACCACGGTCCGCGACCGCCCCTACACCCAGAACCAGGACATCCTGCAGAACGTACCGGCCCTGGACCGTTTCAGTTTCCCCTCGGGTCACACCATGCACGCCGTGGCCTTCACTATCATCCTGGTGGCCTATCTACCCACCTGGGCCTGGCTGGTGGTGCCCTTCACGGTGATGATCGCCCTGTCCCGACTGGTGCTGGGCCTGCACTATCCCAGCGACGTGCTGGCGGGCGCCGGCATCGGCGCTCTGGTGGCCTGCGTCAGCCTGATGCTTTAAGACCTCGAACGCCTCAATCCGCGCACAACCGAAGGGCTCGCAACTGCGAGCTCTTCTTGCGTTGGTGGGACTGCATGCGCACCAGGATGTCGTTGAGGGTGTGCACCGCTTCAAGGATATAAGGCCCCTTGTTGAGCATGACACACTCGGCCCGTCCGGCCATGGCGGCATCGGTGAGTTCCGGACGGGAGATGGCCCCGCTCTTGGCCAGGGTCTCCAGCACCTGAGTGGCCCAGATCACCGGCACATGGGCCGCCTCGCACAGCCACAGGATCTCCTCCTGGATCTCCGCCAGCCGCTCGCCGCCGATCTCCACGGCCAGATCACCGCGAGCGATCATCACCCCCAGACGATGACGCCCCAGGGTGGCCAGGATGATCTCGGAGAGGTTTTCCAGGGCGCGGCGCGTCTCGATCTTGGCCACCACACCCAGACCGGTGCCACCACGGCGGGCCAGTTCATCCATAAGGGCCACCATGTCCTGGCGGCATTCCACGAACGAGTAACCCACCAGATCCGCGTGGGCGACCACGAAGTCCAGATCCTTGAGATCCTGCTCGCTGAGAGAGGGCAGGTTCAGCCGGGCGCCGGGGAAGTTGAGACCCTTGTCTGCCCGAAGGCGACTGCCCTGGGGACGGCAATGGGTGATGCGAACGGTCACGCCGCTCTCATCCACCGACTCCACCTGCCCGCCGATCTTGCCATCATCGATCCATACGGGCTGCCCCACCTCCAGCAACTGAAGTGCTTCCGGCGTGGAACAGGCGATGCGGGCGCAGCGTGTCACCTGGCCCCGGTCGTCCACCAGCGCCGGACGTCCCGGCACAGGATCACGGGTCAAATACAGCAGCGATCCCTTGTAAAGACGGATATTCACCGGCTCTCGCGCCAACCACCCCAGGCGCAGGGACTGGACGCGCATTCGCTGGCCGTTGGCATCCGGCCGTGTCAGGACGAACTCGGTCTCATCACTCACATAGGCCCCCTGGTTCAGGGTGGCCAGCCAGCCACCTCCCAGCAGGGGCTCCATCACTCTAAGCACCCGGGCCTTGCCACGGGTGTCGCAAAAACGCAGTTCATCCGCGGATTGAAGGCCATCCAGAGTGGCCTGGGGCAGCGAGAAGGCGTACTGACCCCGTGCCTGTACCGGATCCTGTCCCAAACCCTCTGGCAACAAGTGGACACGCGCGGGCTCGGTGACCCGGCCCAGGAGATTTCGCAGGGGTTTGATATGGGTGATGGCCGGCTTGAAGCCCAGCGGGCCGGTGCGCAACTTGTGGCCGGCCAGATCCATCAATACCGTGCAACGCCGCCCCAACTGCGCCTCAACGTCCCGAAGATGGCCGATCATGGCAGCCCAGGCCTGTGGATCGTCATGGGCGCAGTTGATGCGCGCGCAGTCCATCCCCTCCTCCATGAGCGCCCGCACCAGCTCGGGATTCACCGCCGCCGCGCTGGGCAGCGTGACCATGATGCGCACCTGACGGGGTCCGGAGGGGGCGCCAAAGAGTTGATCGGCATTATCCCTCAGGGTGGTCTCACCGGTGTCGTAGTCGATGGCGGGTTCGTCCTCCAGGCCGAGCACCTCACGACCCGTCAACTGCCCCAGCAAACCCGTCACCTGATTGATGCTGGCCAGCACATGGGCCTCGGTCCGCCCCAGGGACGACAGCCCCTGACGGGCCAGACCTCGCTGTATGGGGCGCAGATCCAGCGACCGGAAGGCCAGGTAATGGGCCAGATTCCGCGCGGAGAGGGGGATATCGCCGGGGTAGTCCCGGGAGAATCGGTCCAGGCGTCGATGCGCGCCCAGCAGCACCTCGGCGCGCAAGCTCAGCAACCCCTCCATCAACGCCTCCAGGGAGTCGGTGGGTGGCGTGACATCGCGACAAGGCGCGGGGCCGGTCTCATCGACCTCAAGGGGGGCAAAAGGTGTGTGAATGGTTTCGGAAGCAGGTTTTTGCATGGACGGGGACCACGTGGACCCGCCCCGCGAGGGGCGCGGATCGATTAGGGAATGAGACCCCATGGGATACCAGAACGGCATGACAAACGCGTGACAACACCTGCCCAGCCGGCCCAGGCCGCAGTCAAGAAAACGTCACAGTTCTGCCTTAGCATCGACAGGATCACATGAGCGCCTGATCCCGTCCCTTTCCACACCCGAGGAAGTCTGACCCATGAAATATGCACGCACCGCCCTGTTCACGGCCCTGGCTGCCACTCTTGTGGGGGCAGGCTGCCAAAGCACCCCATCCCATGATGCGACCACGATGGACGCCACCAGCGCCCAGCAGACCGCCCCCGAGGCCGCCTTCGCGAAACCCGGCTTCCGCGTGGAATTGGAGGATGGCCGGCTCTGGGTGCTCAAGCATGGCCAGGAGAAACCGGGCCGACCGGTGATCCTGATCGGTGCTGGCCCTCAGGGCATGACCCTGAAAGCCGTCGATCGCGAGACCGCTCTGGAATATGTGGCCGCCAAGCCCGACTTCGACGTCAGCGTTGAGGACGGGCGTCTGTGGGTGCTTCGGGAAGGTCAGGAGAAGCCACGCCCGCCCCGTGATGCTGATCGGTGCCGGTACCCCCTTATCGATGGGAAGGGGGCTTGATCAGGCTCTCTGCTGGAATACCGAACATCCGATGCAGATTCCAAACCATGGGAAGACTGAGTCCACGCTTGCCATTGAGGATTTCATAGACCCGATTTCTGCGACCAATAGCCGGTTCCAGGTCCTTGGCCGTCAAGCCACCCTGCTCCATGCGAAACTTGATGGCCTCAATGGGGTCAGGGAGATCCACGGGGTAATGCCTTGATTCGTAGGCCTCAATGAGGGTCATCAGAACCTCGAAACGATCGCCTTCCAAAGACCCCGGTTCGGGCTCGTTTTCAAAGTAGGCAGACACCTCTCTCAGAGCCGCCTTGTAGTCTGCTTCAGTGCGAATCGGACGAATATCCACGGGTCACTCCATCTCTATGGTTGCAGCATCCACCTTATCGTATTCCGCATGGGTACCGATGAACTTGACGTAAACCGCACCAAATCGGTAAGCCACCGCGACGATCAGCCGATAGTCGTTTCCCTTGATGTTGAACACCACGCGCTTGCCGCCGACCATGCTGGCATTCCGGTACTTGGCTTTGATCTCGTGCGCATCCTTCCAGTTCGCATGCTTCACTTCATCCACCCAAGCTTCCAGAGGCGCTTTTGCCTCAGGGCATCGCTCCCAGAAGTCACGCAGATTCTTGACAGCAATGATCCTCATTGCCGCCATCATATCCCATGATGGGATCAGGCGCGATGACATCCGGAATCGTTGCGCAAATGCAACACCTGTGGTGATTTCATCACAATTTCACGCTTTCTTCACGGTAGCTTAACCCTGCACCGCCATATTTCTCCCCGGTTCGACAGGCTTGGGACGGCCTTTCCTTTCATAGACTTGGGGAGTCATTCATATGCATCACAAGAAACTGATCGCGGCCATGGTCGCCGTGGGTATGTCCATGCCGGCCCTGGCCGTTGCCGACATGACGCTGTATGGGCGGGCCCATCTGTCTGCCGACATCCTGGATGACGGTGACAACTACAGCGAGTTCAACGTCTCCAGCAACTCCAGCCGCCTGGGCTTCAAGGGCGAGCGTCAGTTCGCCGATAACGTCACCGCCATCTTCCAGATCGAACAGCAGATCGATTTCGATGACTCCGGCACCGAATTCGCCACTCGCGACACCTTCGCCGGCCTGAAGGGCGACTGGGGCATGCTGCGCGTGGGCAAGTTCGACACCCCCTTCAAGCGCGCCCGGGGCCCGGCCAACTTCTTCGGTGATCAGGTGGGCGACATGCGCAACCTGACCCGCACCAATGACCATGGTCGTTTCGACGAGCGTTTCAGGAACAGCATCCATTACCGCACGCCTTCGCTGAACGGGCTGGTGTGGGATATCCAGTATTCGGCCGACAACTCCGGCCAGTCCACCGTCGAGGATGCCGAAAATCGCGCGGTGAGTACCTCCCTGGGCTTCCGTAATGGCCCCGTGAACGTGGTGGTGGCCTATGAAAATCAGAGTATCTATCGCGACGCCAACTCTGAATACGTTATCAATCAGAACACGGGAGACGTTGTCCTCAGATCAACGGGCGGCTTCGACTACAACGCCGAAGCCTGGCGCCTGGCCGGCTCCTACCAGATCACCCCGGAATTCCGCCTGGGCGCCCTGTACCAGGTGACCGAAAGCACCCGCGGTGTCGAGGATCAGGAAGGCAAGGTCTGGGGTTTCGGCGGCCAGTACAAGGCCAGCCCCAACGTCTACCTGAACGCCCACTGGTTCACCCTGGATTCCGACCTGGATGACAACGACGCCAACCTCTACGCCATCGGCCTGGAATATCGTCTGGACAGCGCCCTGCGTTTCTACGGCAACATTGCCGTCACCGATAACGACGACAATTCCAGCCTGACCTCCTGGAGCGCCGCCCGCACCGCCAGCCCCAGCGGCGCTGCGGGTGAGAAGGCCACCGCCTTCTCCCTGGGCATGCGTTACGACTTCTGATCACGGTCTGTGATCGGGGCAGGGACGCCCCCTCCTCTGCAAGCATGGCGATTTTGGCCCGGCCCTACCCGCCGGGCCTTTTTTATTGGAACTGCAACCGAACGATCACGACGGCTTCACCGACGTGAAAGATCATTCATTCAGCATGGGCGCTGAACCCTGGAAGAGCACCCCGGGTGGACGATTCAATGGGTGGTGACAGGGCGCCGCCCGCATGCCTTACCGGGCGGGAAAGCAGACGACATGCAAACAGCGATCCTCAACGACGGTCATCCCAATGCCATCCAGCCTTGATCCGACAGTCATGTCGGGCGGGGATAATCGGCGCAGATTCCAAACGGGACATCCTCATCATGGGTACCATCCACTGCCGCAGCATCTTCCTGTCCGACGTCCACCTGGGCACGCGTCAGTCCCGGGCCGATTACCTGCTGGATTTTCTCGAGTCCACCGAGTGCGAGTCCCTCTATCTGGTGGGTGATATCTTCGACCTGTGGAGCATGAGGCGCAGCGTTTACTGGAGTGCGGATCACAGCGCCGTGATCCAGAGCATTCTGGACAAGGCCCAGGCGGGTACGCGGGTGATCTATATCCCGGGCAACCATGACGAGGCCCTGCGGGCGTTCGTGGGCACGGTGTTCCAGGGGGTGAGCGTGCAGCGTCAGGCGGAGCATATGACCGCCGATGGGCGTCGCTTTCTGGTGAGTCACGGGGATGAGTTCGACACCCTGGTGAAGCACAACCGGCTGGCCAAGGCCCTGGGAGATGGGGCTTACAAGGTGCTGCTGCGCATCAACCAGGCCTATAACGCCTGGCGCATGCGCATGGGGCATCCCTACTGGTCGCTATCCGGCCATGTGAAAACACGCGTCGGCAAGGCCAGGGAGTATATCCG
This genomic interval carries:
- a CDS encoding UDP-2,3-diacylglucosamine diphosphatase translates to MGTIHCRSIFLSDVHLGTRQSRADYLLDFLESTECESLYLVGDIFDLWSMRRSVYWSADHSAVIQSILDKAQAGTRVIYIPGNHDEALRAFVGTVFQGVSVQRQAEHMTADGRRFLVSHGDEFDTLVKHNRLAKALGDGAYKVLLRINQAYNAWRMRMGHPYWSLSGHVKTRVGKAREYIRRFEEAAAGRASERAYDGYICGHIHKAGIERIDGVLYCNDGDWVEHCTALTEDFQGNIRLMHWSNHSREEALHPAPALTPLPQAGEGLKPAFLQSRAGSGL